A portion of the Acanthopagrus latus isolate v.2019 chromosome 21, fAcaLat1.1, whole genome shotgun sequence genome contains these proteins:
- the LOC119011766 gene encoding COP9 signalosome complex subunit 9, with protein sequence MPLKDQSNSTAMKPAVDEMFPEGAGPYVDLDEAGGSTGLLMDLAANEKAVHSDFFNDFEDLFDDDDIQ encoded by the exons ATGCCACTCAAGGATCAGTCCAACTCGACCGCCATGAAACCAGCAGTGGATGAAATGTTTCCGGAGGGCGCGGGACCGTACGTCGATCTGGACGAG GCTGGGGGAAGCACAGGACTGCTGATGGACCTGGCTGCTAATGAAAAGGCCGTTCATTCAGACTTCTTCAATG ATTTTGAGGAtctgtttgatgatgatgacatccaGTGA
- the and2 gene encoding actinodin2, producing MARVGRPSRSLIHTGFLLAIVLLPEFLGAVPVEQHKKEEVSAVSDDVKAEAMASLTKLVRNRRNVPVLAVPQFKRLPDFWGWYKYFMDSHNQEGVEDLDRLYMAYLQNKHRSEEGPTFNHYLKHLSEIYKTCANSDDPECVAESTSKPKAALVMPAPYKSAAVRFCNPYLDPYCLFPLLPNAAAPEPEPAPAKVPAPILTPFLPFPLKSPTGFYHYAPVLEPFLSDEQRTELMRICNPEDVECLQYHLRAAYGYRPAPGPAPSYAALKCDPKNPYCMPTLVAKAPTGFYHLLYPSCDPAVDPLCVSSVAPPAPLAAEEAPKEQHCNPLFDAGCNPLTATKLSGLTKPVLEYPANDQPAPPAAPLACDPRVNPYCILAAAAALRKPAPQIPEHQVRYKLGVQGKTKEGYDCYVHYDKDCIPVKSGPEAKASIKAPAKPLCHPFDPSCGKFASPSNVEAPKPGKDGIILPDPNCDPEFDYNCRLRRAEPAEAADEPAKEAAADEPAKEAAAPRFEEFLKAVMDQRQ from the exons ATGGCACGTGTTGGACGACCGTCACGTTCCCTGATCCACACAGGGTTCCTGTTAGCTATTGTTTTATTACCAG AGTTTCTGGGGGCCGTTCCAGTGGAGCAGCACAAGAAGGAGGAAG TGTCTGCGGTGTCTGACGATGTGAAAGCCGAGGCCATGGCGAGCCTGACGAAGCTGGTTCGCAACAGAAGGAACGTCCCCGTCCTGGCGGTGCCCCAGTTTAAACGTCTGCCTGACTTCTGGGGATGGTACAAGTACTTCATGGACAGCCACAACCAGGAGGGA GTTGAGGATCTGGATCGTCTGTACATGGCCTACCTGCAGAACAAGCACAGGTCAGAGGAGGGCCCCACCTTCAACCACTACCTCAAGCACCTCAGTGAAATCTACAAGACCTGTGCCAACTCTGATGATCCAGAGTGCGTCGCCGAGTCCACCAGCAAGCCAAAGGCTGCCCTGGTGATGCCCGCCCCCTACAAGTCAGCTGCCGTCAGGTTTTGCAACCCTTACCTCGACCCCTACtgcctcttccccctcctccccaatGCTGCTGCACCTGAGCCTGAGCCAGCTCCGGCCAAGGTGCCCGCCCCCATCCTCACCCCCTTCCTGCCCTTCCCCCTGAAGAGCCCCACTGGCTTCTACCACTACGCCCCCGTCCTGGAGCCCTTCCTGAGTGATGAGCAGAGGACTGAGCTGATGAGGATCTGCAACCCTGAAGATGTGGAGTGTCTGCAGTATCACCTGAGGGCAGCTTATGGTTACCGCCCGGCCCCTGGCCCCGCCCCATCCTACGCCGCCCTCAAATGTGACCCCAAAAACCCCTACTGCATGCCCACCCTGGTCGCCAAAGCTCCCACTGGCTTCTACCACCTGCTCTACCCCAGCTGTGACCCAGCAGTcgatcctctgtgtgtgagcagcgTGGCCCCTCCTGCTCCGCTCGCTGCAGAGGAGGCCCCCAAGGAGCAGCACTGCAACCCTCTGTTTGACGCTGGCTGCAACCCCCTGACTGCCACCAAGCTGTCCGGCCTCACCAAGCCCGTGCTGGAGTACCCCGCCAACGACCAGCCAGCGCCTCCTGCCGCCCCTCTGGCCTGCGACCCTCGCGTCAACCCGTACTGCATACTGGCAGCCGCCGCTGCTCTGCGCAAGCCCGCTCCGCAGATCCCCGAGCACCAG gtCCGCTACAAGCTTGGCGTCCAAGGCAAGACCAAGGAGGGCTATGACTGCTATGTGCACTATGACAAAGACTGCATCCCGGTGAAGTCTGGCCCCGAGGCCAAGGCCTCCATCAAGGCTCCAGCCAAGCCCCTCTGCCATCCGTTCGACCCCAGCTGCGGCAAGTTTGCTTCACCTTCCAACGTTGAGGCCCCCAAGCCCGGCAAGGACGGTATAATCCTGCCTGACCCCAACTGCGACCCGGAGTTCGACTACAACTGCCGCCTGCGCCGCGCTGAGCCCGCCGAGGCCGCTGACGAGCCCGCCAAGGAGGCCGCTGCTGATGAGCCCGCCAAGGAGGCCGCTGCCCCGCGCTTTGAAGAGTTCCTCAAGGCTGTCATGGACCAGCGCCAGTAG